The DNA window CCGCGATGGCGCGGGATTCGGCTTCGTGAACTTCGATAGCGACGCCGACGCCTTCGTGCGCCGGGGCTCGCTCACGCGCCCCTTCCAGGACCGGCAGCTCGAGAGCTTCGACCTCCTGCTCTTCCGCCTGGCCGAGCAGGCCGGGATCGGCTCGAGGCGACTGCCCCGCCGGAGTCCGGTGCTCATCAACTTCCGCGGCGCCCCGCGGACCTTCCCCACCATCCCGTATCACCGGGTCGTCGCCGGCGAGGTTTCCCCCGAGGCCTTTGCCGGCAAGATCGTGCTCGTCGGCGCCACCTCGATCATCCAGCACGACGTCTTCCCCACGCCGTTCGCCACCGCGGGCAACATGTCCGGCGTGGAGATCCACGCCAACATGCTCGAGACGCTGCTCGAGGGGATCCCCATCCGCCGCGCGCTCCCCGGGATCGCCGGCACCGTGGCGGTGCTGGCCGGGGCGCTGGCGGTGTGGGCGGCGGGAACGATGCGCCCGCTGGCGGCAGCGGCCGTCGTGGGCGGCACGCTCGCCGGCTACCTGGCCACCTGCCACGGGGCCTTCGTGCTCGAGCGCTACTGGGCGGACGTGGTCCCGGTGCCGCTGGCGCTGGCGCTGGGCTACCTCGGCACCGAGGCGCGCAACTTCGTCCGGGAGCAGCGCGAGAAGCGCCGCCTGTCGCGCTTCTTCTCGCCGGCCGTGGTGCGCGAGATCGTGAGGTCCCAGGACGGAGACGACGCGCTGGGCTCGGCCCGGCGGCTCGTGACCGTGCTCTTCTCCGACATCCGCGGCTTCACCGCGCTCTCCGAGCGGCTGCCGCCTGAGGAGGTGGTGACCTTCCTCCGCGAGTACCTGACCGTCATGACCGACGCCGTGTTCCTGTATGGCGGCACCGTGGACAAGTACATCGGCGACGCCATCATGGCGCTCTACAACGTGCCCTTCGAGGCCCCGGACCACGCCGCCCAGGCCGTGCGCACGGGGCTCGAGTTCCAGCGGCGCCTGGGCCCGCTCGCCGAGGCCTTCACCGCCAGGCACGGCGGCAGTCTCCGCTGCGGCGTCGGCATCAACACCGGCGAGGCGGTGGTCGGCACGCTGGGCTCCAAGCAGCGGCTGGAGTACACGGCCATCGGCGACACCATCAACCTGGGCTCGCGGCTCGAGGGCGTGACCAAGGACTTCGACGTGCCCATCATCATCAGCGAGGCGACCTACCGCGAGGTGAAGGACCTCTTCGACACGCGCTACCTCGGGGAGGTCACGGTGAAGGGCAAGGAGGTGGCCGTGAGGATCTACACGGTGCTGGGGGAGCGCGAGCCTTCCGGCTACTCGAGCGGGGGCTTGCCGGCCACCGTGACGTCCGCGAGCCGGTCGCCGTCGAAGTAGAGCCCCCAGCCCCCAGGGTAGATCCACATCTCCTGCGCGCGGGGCTGGATGGCGGGCCAGAACTCCTTGGCCGCAGCCTTCATGACAGGCTCGTCCCGGGTGGTGCCGTCGGGCGGCCCCGCCAGCAGCGTGACCTCGTCCTTCGTCATGCCCACCGCGACGCGCCGGTGGAAGCGGAACTGGCTGGCGCGCGGGGAGGTGCCCAGCTCGGGGTGCCGGTTCAGGTAGTCGGCCACCCGATCGTCCAGCTCGCGGCGGAACTTCTCCGACTCGTCGAAGGTCGGCAGCCGCCCGTAGCCCCGGGCGAACCGGACCATGTAGATCTCTTCGGCCGTCGGGCCGTCGGTGGCGCGCTGGACCTGGCTCCCGAGG is part of the Candidatus Rokuibacteriota bacterium genome and encodes:
- a CDS encoding adenylate/guanylate cyclase domain-containing protein; the protein is MRFLGPSARLLLAGALVGLGVALASWVDPSGFFEVAELKALDGHFALRGARPPASPIVIVSIDEDSFDELNLAWPWPRALHGQLLDRLSAARPAAVGLDIVFAEPSSRGPEDDAALAQAIARAGNVVLGAALTTVQETGFVKEDLNPPIRPIRDGAGFGFVNFDSDADAFVRRGSLTRPFQDRQLESFDLLLFRLAEQAGIGSRRLPRRSPVLINFRGAPRTFPTIPYHRVVAGEVSPEAFAGKIVLVGATSIIQHDVFPTPFATAGNMSGVEIHANMLETLLEGIPIRRALPGIAGTVAVLAGALAVWAAGTMRPLAAAAVVGGTLAGYLATCHGAFVLERYWADVVPVPLALALGYLGTEARNFVREQREKRRLSRFFSPAVVREIVRSQDGDDALGSARRLVTVLFSDIRGFTALSERLPPEEVVTFLREYLTVMTDAVFLYGGTVDKYIGDAIMALYNVPFEAPDHAAQAVRTGLEFQRRLGPLAEAFTARHGGSLRCGVGINTGEAVVGTLGSKQRLEYTAIGDTINLGSRLEGVTKDFDVPIIISEATYREVKDLFDTRYLGEVTVKGKEVAVRIYTVLGEREPSGYSSGGLPATVTSASRSPSK